A genomic region of Rhizobium sp. NXC24 contains the following coding sequences:
- a CDS encoding circularly permuted type 2 ATP-grasp protein, which yields MGKKPATERRDEVRAGIGNDPAFAYSAMPGVADEMVDNTGAVRPVWQNLLAALARMPERELLERFARADRYLRDAGVFYRAYGAAGVSERNWPISHIPVLIDEREWQTLSAGLQQRADLLEEVIADIYGDNRLVNEGLLPPALIAANPEFLRPLAGVKPANGHYLHFLAFEIGRGPDGNWWVLADRAQAPSGAGFALETRVATTRAFSDIYAETKVHRLASFFGAFRDALQGAKRGTTDRIAVLTPGPANETYYEHAYIARYLGFMLLEGEDITVVNDQLMVRTVAGLRPISVLWRRLDASYADPLELNQQSHIGTPGMVEALRAQTVTIVNALGSGILETRALLAFMPTICRHLRGEDLKLPSIATWWCGQKTEREHVAAHIEKMVIGPAYSCMPFFDDNGQSVLGSTLRTTAKESITDWLRTDGHKLVGQEVVTLSTTPAWVNGKLLPRPMSLRVFAARTENGWQIMPGGFARIGSGDDVAAIAMQSGGSAADVWIVSDKPVERHTLLPAEETFTRNMPGSLPSRAADNLFWLGRYIERAEGALRILRAWHGRFAEAADPTQPLLAAVSAYLAAVDIDTKEAVPESLLRNIDSAVYSASNIRDRFSPDGWLALNDLAKTARRFKEKVKSGDDASHAMTILLRKLAGFAGLVHENMYRFTGWRFLSLGRYIERGLHMTRLLGYMSGPEAPDGALDMLLEIGDSVMTHRRRYNVNTARLTVTDLLALDPLNPRSILFQMNEIHREVEQLPNAFVNGQMSPFYREAMRLHSGLAVMTPEAMNDEVYKKLERELEHLSDLLAQTYLG from the coding sequence ATGCCCGGCGTCGCCGACGAAATGGTCGACAATACCGGAGCGGTACGGCCGGTCTGGCAAAATCTGCTGGCCGCGCTCGCGCGCATGCCGGAAAGGGAACTCCTGGAACGTTTCGCCCGTGCCGACCGCTATCTGCGCGACGCTGGCGTTTTCTACCGCGCCTATGGAGCAGCCGGCGTCAGCGAACGCAACTGGCCGATTTCGCACATTCCCGTTCTGATCGACGAGCGCGAATGGCAGACGCTGTCGGCCGGCCTGCAGCAACGCGCCGATCTGCTGGAGGAGGTCATCGCCGATATCTATGGCGATAACCGGCTGGTCAACGAAGGCTTGCTGCCGCCGGCGCTGATCGCCGCCAACCCGGAATTCCTGCGGCCGCTCGCCGGTGTCAAACCCGCGAACGGGCACTATCTCCACTTCCTGGCCTTCGAGATCGGCCGTGGTCCGGACGGCAATTGGTGGGTGCTGGCCGATCGTGCCCAGGCTCCGTCGGGTGCCGGTTTCGCGCTGGAGACCCGCGTCGCCACCACGCGCGCTTTCTCCGATATCTATGCAGAGACAAAAGTGCATCGTCTCGCATCCTTCTTCGGCGCCTTCCGCGACGCGTTGCAGGGTGCAAAGCGCGGCACGACCGACCGCATTGCCGTCTTGACGCCGGGGCCCGCCAACGAGACCTACTACGAACACGCCTATATTGCTCGCTACCTCGGCTTCATGCTGCTCGAAGGCGAGGACATTACCGTCGTCAACGATCAACTGATGGTGCGTACCGTCGCGGGCTTGAGGCCGATCAGCGTGCTGTGGCGCCGCCTCGATGCATCCTATGCCGACCCGCTGGAGCTCAATCAGCAATCCCATATCGGCACGCCTGGCATGGTCGAGGCGCTGAGGGCGCAAACCGTCACCATCGTCAACGCGCTCGGTTCGGGCATTCTGGAAACCCGCGCCCTGCTCGCCTTCATGCCCACCATCTGCCGGCATCTGCGTGGCGAGGACCTGAAGCTGCCGTCGATCGCTACCTGGTGGTGCGGACAAAAGACCGAGCGCGAACATGTCGCCGCGCATATCGAAAAAATGGTGATCGGCCCGGCCTATTCCTGCATGCCCTTCTTCGACGACAATGGCCAGTCAGTGCTAGGCTCGACGCTGCGCACCACCGCCAAGGAATCGATTACCGACTGGCTGCGGACGGACGGCCACAAGCTGGTTGGCCAGGAGGTCGTCACCCTCTCGACGACTCCTGCCTGGGTAAACGGCAAACTGCTACCGCGGCCGATGAGCCTGCGCGTCTTTGCCGCCCGCACCGAAAACGGCTGGCAGATCATGCCGGGCGGCTTTGCCCGTATCGGCAGCGGCGACGATGTTGCCGCCATCGCCATGCAGTCCGGCGGCTCGGCCGCCGATGTCTGGATCGTTTCCGACAAACCGGTTGAGCGCCACACGCTGCTGCCGGCCGAAGAGACCTTCACCCGCAACATGCCCGGCAGCCTGCCGAGCCGCGCCGCTGACAACCTCTTCTGGCTCGGCCGTTATATCGAACGCGCCGAAGGGGCCTTGCGCATCCTGCGCGCCTGGCACGGCCGCTTTGCCGAAGCCGCCGACCCCACTCAGCCGCTGCTTGCCGCTGTCAGCGCCTATCTCGCCGCCGTCGATATCGATACCAAGGAAGCCGTGCCGGAAAGCCTGCTGCGCAATATCGACAGCGCCGTCTATTCCGCCAGCAACATCCGCGACCGCTTCTCGCCGGACGGCTGGCTGGCGCTGAACGATCTCGCCAAGACCGCCCGCCGCTTCAAGGAAAAGGTCAAATCCGGCGACGACGCCAGTCACGCGATGACGATCCTCCTGCGCAAGCTCGCGGGCTTTGCCGGTCTCGTGCATGAAAACATGTATCGTTTCACCGGCTGGCGCTTCCTGTCGCTCGGCCGCTATATCGAGCGCGGACTGCATATGACGCGCCTGCTCGGCTACATGTCCGGCCCGGAGGCGCCCGACGGCGCGCTCGACATGCTGCTCGAAATCGGCGACAGCGTGATGACCCATCGCCGCCGCTACAACGTCAATACCGCTCGGTTGACGGTGACCGATCTGCTGGCGCTCGATCCACTTAACCCGCGCTCGATTCTCTTCCAGATGAACGAAATCCATCGGGAAGTGGAGCAATTGCCGAACGCCTTCGTCAACGGCCAGATGTCGCCCTTCTACCGCGAAGCCATGCGGCTGCATTCGGGCCTGGCCGTTATGACGCCGGAGGCCATGAACGACGAGGTCTACAAAAAGCTGGAACGGGAGCTGGAGCATCTCTCCGATCTCCTGGCCCAGACCTATCTCGGATGA
- a CDS encoding transglutaminase family protein, whose amino-acid sequence MLYDLSLHMGYIYDVPASGARHIVRVLPLSLANRQRLIAGSLKVTPHPDEQSNFTDFFQHPATSILVRNPHEKLDIRMQARVQVESQPVSADFSPVLAKLPDEISDCWSIEPSSPHHFIGTSPRLPETTEIADYARQWATTNLTVMQIAHAVCAQIHKDFLYDPKATTVDTAPKEAFRLKRGVCQDFAHVMIIALRSLGIPAGYVSGFLRTIPPPGKERLEGADAMHAWVRIWCGETAGWIELDPTNNIPAGTDHIVVAYGRDYSDVAPVIGVLKSYGTQKTVQAVDVIPLKQ is encoded by the coding sequence ATGCTTTACGACCTCTCGCTGCACATGGGCTATATCTACGACGTGCCGGCCAGCGGCGCGCGTCATATCGTGCGCGTGCTACCGCTGTCGCTCGCCAACCGCCAGCGCTTGATTGCCGGCTCGCTGAAAGTCACGCCCCATCCGGACGAGCAGTCGAACTTCACCGATTTTTTCCAGCATCCAGCGACTTCGATCCTGGTGCGCAACCCCCATGAAAAGCTCGACATCCGCATGCAGGCGCGGGTGCAGGTCGAGAGCCAGCCGGTCTCCGCCGACTTCTCGCCCGTACTTGCCAAACTGCCGGATGAAATCAGCGACTGCTGGTCGATCGAGCCATCCTCGCCGCATCATTTCATCGGCACAAGCCCGCGTCTGCCGGAGACGACGGAGATCGCCGACTATGCCCGGCAATGGGCGACGACCAATCTGACGGTGATGCAGATCGCCCACGCCGTCTGCGCCCAGATCCACAAGGATTTCCTCTACGACCCCAAGGCGACGACGGTCGACACCGCGCCGAAAGAGGCATTCCGCCTGAAACGCGGCGTCTGCCAGGATTTCGCGCATGTCATGATCATCGCGTTGCGTAGCCTCGGCATTCCGGCCGGCTATGTCAGCGGCTTCCTGCGCACCATCCCGCCGCCCGGCAAGGAGCGGCTGGAAGGCGCCGATGCCATGCATGCCTGGGTGCGCATCTGGTGCGGCGAAACGGCAGGCTGGATCGAGCTCGATCCGACCAACAATATCCCGGCCGGAACCGACCATATCGTCGTCGCCTACGGCCGCGACTATTCCGACGTCGCCCCTGTTATCGGTGTGCTGAAGAGCTATGGAACCCAGAAGACGGTGCAGGCCGTCGACGTCATTCCATTAAAGCAGTAG
- a CDS encoding pilus assembly protein TadG-related protein — protein sequence MITCSSKFRGIQNLLRDRAGNFGILTALAIPVLAAAAGVAVDVSNMAVTDSQLQEATDAAALATATALANGSATTSNAQQLAADFVTGQMSNYLAGDASATSALRAGTTATVTKTTDSSGNASYSVVVNASYAMPVNGMTRMLGLTTMNVGASSTSVSGNNTSTQKNPLSMYFVLDRSGSMDEPTDTVNTEQPTTTYTYACTTTNSKGKTVNSTCTGTQTNYYTKLQSLKIATANLAAQLNTADPNSMYVRTGADSYNSSAQTPTALAWGTSGVTSYVNNLTASGTTNSAPAFTAAVTALTMASTTPGLTNEQLQHKNKNGSTNPSTYIVFMTDGDNNVASADANTKIQCDAARTAGIHVYTIAFMAPANGQALLKYCATSASDYFTPQNAADLFSAFSSIATQASKKMTLLTK from the coding sequence ATGATCACTTGTTCGAGCAAATTCCGTGGCATTCAAAATCTTTTGCGCGATCGCGCCGGCAATTTCGGCATATTGACCGCGCTAGCCATTCCCGTCCTCGCGGCCGCGGCTGGCGTTGCGGTCGATGTTTCCAATATGGCTGTAACGGACAGCCAACTGCAGGAAGCGACCGATGCGGCGGCCCTTGCCACGGCAACGGCACTTGCCAATGGCAGTGCGACGACATCCAACGCCCAGCAACTGGCCGCTGACTTCGTGACCGGGCAGATGTCGAATTATCTTGCCGGCGATGCGAGTGCCACCAGCGCACTCAGGGCCGGCACGACCGCAACGGTGACGAAAACGACCGATTCGTCAGGCAATGCCAGCTATTCCGTCGTTGTGAACGCGTCCTATGCGATGCCGGTGAACGGCATGACCCGCATGCTAGGCCTCACCACGATGAATGTCGGCGCATCGAGCACGTCGGTCAGTGGCAACAATACATCCACGCAAAAGAATCCGCTGTCCATGTATTTCGTTCTCGACCGTTCTGGCTCGATGGACGAACCAACGGACACGGTCAACACCGAGCAGCCGACGACGACGTACACATATGCCTGCACGACGACCAACTCGAAAGGCAAGACCGTCAATAGTACCTGCACGGGTACGCAAACCAATTATTACACCAAGCTTCAATCGCTGAAGATCGCTACCGCGAACTTGGCGGCACAATTGAACACGGCCGACCCCAACAGCATGTATGTTCGCACTGGCGCCGACTCCTACAATTCCAGCGCCCAGACGCCGACGGCGCTCGCCTGGGGCACCAGCGGCGTCACCAGCTACGTCAACAACCTGACAGCAAGCGGCACGACAAACTCGGCGCCTGCATTCACGGCTGCAGTGACCGCCCTCACGATGGCATCCACGACGCCGGGGCTCACGAACGAACAGTTGCAGCACAAGAACAAGAACGGCTCAACGAACCCGAGTACGTATATCGTCTTCATGACCGACGGCGACAACAACGTGGCAAGCGCCGACGCAAACACCAAGATCCAGTGCGATGCGGCACGCACTGCCGGCATCCATGTCTACACGATCGCCTTCATGGCGCCCGCAAACGGCCAGGCTCTGCTGAAGTACTGCGCAACGTCGGCCTCCGACTACTTCACGCCGCAGAATGCAGCAGACCTGTTCAGCGCCTTTTCGTCGATTGCAACGCAGGCGTCAAAGAAAATGACGCTCCTGACCAAATAA
- a CDS encoding glycogen/starch/alpha-glucan phosphorylase, which produces MNNLTKANLPVPAPRSSHPEILAEEIIERLTYRIGKDAKVAKPHDWLTATILVIRDRVIDKWMESTRKVYETGAKRVYYLSLEFLIGRLMRDAVSNLGLMEEITNALSSLGVDIRVIAGLEPDAALGNGGLGRLAACFMESMATVDVPAYGYGIRYVHGLFRQQMADGWQVELPETWLAHGNPWEFERQESAYEIGFGGAVEFVSGHDDQPRYVWKPAERVIAAAFDTPVVGWRAKRVNTLRLWSAQPIDPILLDAFNAGDHIGALRESNKAESLTRVLYPADATPAGQELRLRQEFFFSSASLQDILRRHLQQYDDLTNLADKVAIQLNDTHPAVSVAEMMRLLVDVHGMEFDAAWDITRNTFGYTNHTLLPEALESWPVPLFERLLPRHMQIVYAINAKILVEARKARNFSDAEIRSISLIDENGDRRLRMGNLAFVGSHSINGVSALHTDLMKVTVFSDLHKLYPDRINNKTNGITPRRWLMQCNPGLTNLVRETIGDAFLDDAEKLKPLDQFARDSAFQEKFAAVKRANKVQLSNLVASRMGIKLDPNAMFDIQIKRIHEYKRQLLNIIEAIALYDQIRSHPELDWQPRVKLFAGKAAPSYHNAKLIIKLINDVARVINHDPSVRGLLKVVFVPNYNVSLAEVMVPAADLSEQISTAGMEASGTGNMKFGLNGALTIGTLDGANVEMRDNVGEDNIVIFGLKADEVANLRSDGHDPRAVIERSRELAQALSAIASGVFSPDDRSRYAGLIDGIYAHDWFMVAADFDAYAAAQRQVDTLWANPSEWYAKTINNTARMGWFSSDRTIRQYAKEIWRAG; this is translated from the coding sequence ATGAATAACTTGACCAAGGCCAATCTCCCCGTTCCTGCTCCGCGCAGTTCCCACCCCGAAATCCTTGCGGAAGAAATCATCGAGCGCCTGACCTATCGCATCGGCAAGGATGCAAAAGTGGCCAAGCCGCACGATTGGTTGACGGCGACGATCCTTGTCATTCGCGACCGTGTCATCGACAAATGGATGGAATCGACCCGCAAGGTGTACGAGACCGGTGCCAAGCGCGTCTACTATCTATCCCTCGAATTCCTCATCGGCCGCCTGATGCGCGACGCTGTGTCGAACCTCGGCCTGATGGAGGAGATCACCAATGCGCTCTCCTCGCTCGGCGTCGACATCCGCGTCATCGCCGGCCTCGAACCCGACGCGGCGCTTGGCAACGGCGGCCTTGGCCGTCTCGCCGCCTGCTTCATGGAATCGATGGCGACCGTCGATGTGCCGGCCTATGGCTACGGCATTCGTTATGTCCACGGCCTGTTCCGCCAGCAGATGGCCGACGGCTGGCAGGTGGAACTGCCGGAAACCTGGCTTGCCCACGGCAATCCATGGGAATTCGAGCGTCAGGAAAGCGCCTATGAAATCGGTTTCGGCGGCGCCGTCGAATTCGTCAGCGGCCATGACGACCAGCCGCGCTATGTCTGGAAGCCGGCCGAACGCGTCATCGCCGCCGCCTTCGATACGCCCGTCGTCGGCTGGCGCGCCAAGCGCGTCAACACGCTGCGCCTCTGGTCGGCACAGCCGATCGACCCGATCCTGCTCGACGCCTTCAATGCCGGCGACCATATCGGCGCGCTGCGTGAAAGCAACAAGGCGGAAAGCCTGACCCGCGTTCTCTACCCAGCCGACGCGACGCCTGCCGGCCAGGAACTGCGTCTGCGCCAGGAATTCTTCTTCTCGTCGGCCTCGCTGCAGGACATCCTGCGCCGCCATCTGCAGCAGTATGACGATCTCACCAACCTCGCCGACAAGGTCGCGATCCAACTGAACGACACCCATCCGGCCGTTTCCGTCGCCGAAATGATGCGCCTTCTGGTCGATGTTCACGGCATGGAGTTCGACGCCGCCTGGGATATCACCCGCAACACCTTCGGCTACACCAACCACACGCTTCTTCCGGAAGCGCTGGAAAGCTGGCCGGTGCCGCTGTTCGAACGGCTGCTGCCCCGCCACATGCAGATCGTCTATGCGATCAATGCCAAGATCCTGGTCGAAGCCCGCAAGGCACGCAATTTCAGCGACGCAGAAATCCGCTCGATCTCGCTGATCGATGAAAATGGCGACCGCCGCCTGCGCATGGGCAATCTCGCTTTCGTCGGCTCGCACTCGATCAATGGCGTCTCGGCGCTTCACACAGATCTGATGAAGGTCACGGTCTTCTCTGATCTCCACAAGCTTTACCCGGATCGCATCAACAACAAGACCAACGGCATCACGCCACGCCGCTGGCTGATGCAATGCAATCCGGGCCTGACCAACCTCGTGCGCGAAACCATCGGCGACGCGTTCCTCGACGATGCGGAAAAGCTGAAGCCGCTCGACCAATTCGCCCGCGACAGCGCCTTCCAGGAGAAGTTCGCCGCCGTCAAACGGGCCAACAAGGTGCAGCTTTCCAATCTCGTCGCCAGCCGCATGGGTATCAAGCTCGATCCCAATGCGATGTTCGACATCCAGATCAAGCGCATCCATGAATACAAGCGCCAGCTTCTGAACATCATCGAAGCCATCGCGCTTTATGATCAGATCCGCTCGCATCCGGAACTGGACTGGCAGCCGCGCGTAAAGCTGTTCGCCGGCAAGGCAGCGCCGAGCTATCACAACGCCAAGCTGATCATCAAGCTGATCAACGATGTCGCCCGCGTCATCAACCACGACCCTTCGGTGCGTGGCCTGCTGAAGGTCGTCTTCGTGCCGAACTACAACGTTTCGCTCGCCGAGGTTATGGTTCCTGCTGCGGACCTTTCCGAGCAGATTTCGACCGCCGGCATGGAGGCATCCGGCACCGGCAATATGAAGTTCGGCCTCAACGGCGCCCTGACCATCGGCACGCTGGACGGCGCCAATGTCGAAATGCGCGACAATGTCGGTGAGGACAATATCGTGATCTTCGGCCTGAAAGCCGACGAGGTCGCCAATCTGCGCAGCGACGGCCACGATCCCCGCGCCGTCATCGAACGTTCGCGCGAATTGGCGCAGGCCCTTTCGGCCATCGCGTCTGGTGTCTTCTCCCCGGACGACCGCAGCCGTTATGCCGGCCTGATCGACGGCATCTACGCCCATGACTGGTTCATGGTCGCGGCCGATTTCGACGCCTACGCCGCCGCTCAGCGCCAGGTCGACACCCTCTGGGCCAATCCCTCCGAGTGGTACGCGAAGACGATCAACAACACCGCTCGGATGGGCTGGTTCTCCTCCGATCGCACGATCCGCCAATACGCCAAGGAAATCTGGAGAGCCGGATGA
- the glgB gene encoding 1,4-alpha-glucan branching protein GlgB: MKKPKRPADGTALRDISADEIAAILAGTHSDPFAVLGVHRTDNGFIARCFILGAEAVTATALDGSVIGELDRLDPAGFFSGNITVTKQQPVRYRARRGDSEWAVTDPYSFGPVLGPMDDYFVREGTHLRLFDKMGAHLLKHEGVQGFHFAVWAPNAQRVSVVGDFNNWDGRRHVMRFRSDSGIWEIFAPDVPAGVAYKFEIRGHDGVLLPLKADPFARRSELRPKTASVTATEMTQVWEDEAHLEHWASVDKRRQPISIYEVHAASWQRRDDGSMLSWDELASRLIPYCVDMGFTHIEFLPITEHPYDPSWGYQTTGLYAPTARFGEPEGLARFVNGCHKVGIGVILDWVPAHFPTDEHGLGWFDGTALYEHEDPRKGFHPDWNTAIYNFGRTEVLAYLQNNALYWAEKFHLDGVRVDAVASMLYLDYSRKHGEWIPNEYGGNENLEAVRFLQSMNTRLYGSHPGVMTIAEESTSWPKVSQPVHEGGLGFGFKWNMGFMHDTLSYLAREPVHRRYHHNELTFGLIYAFSENFVLPLSHDEVVHGKGSLIAKMAGDDWQKFANLRAYYAFMWGYPGKKLLFMGQEFAQWSEWSEARALDWNLLQYRMHEGMRRLVRDLNFTYRSKAALHARDCEGEGFEWLIVDDFENSVFAWLRKAPGEKPVAVITNFTPVYRENYTLRLPAEGRWREILNTDADIYGGSGKGNGGRVQAVSAGGGIQATITLPPLATIMLEPES; the protein is encoded by the coding sequence ATGAAAAAGCCGAAAAGACCCGCTGACGGCACCGCCTTGAGGGACATTTCGGCAGACGAGATTGCTGCAATTCTCGCAGGCACACATTCCGATCCATTCGCCGTCCTCGGCGTACATCGGACGGATAATGGGTTCATCGCCCGTTGCTTCATTCTCGGCGCAGAAGCCGTCACCGCCACGGCGTTGGACGGCTCCGTCATCGGCGAGCTGGATCGTCTCGATCCAGCCGGGTTCTTTTCCGGTAATATCACGGTCACCAAGCAGCAGCCGGTGCGCTATCGCGCCCGGCGCGGCGATTCCGAATGGGCGGTGACCGATCCTTACAGCTTCGGCCCGGTCCTCGGTCCGATGGACGATTATTTCGTCCGGGAAGGTACCCATCTGCGCCTGTTCGACAAGATGGGCGCTCACCTCTTGAAGCACGAAGGCGTACAGGGCTTTCACTTCGCCGTCTGGGCGCCGAATGCGCAGCGCGTTTCGGTGGTCGGCGACTTCAACAATTGGGACGGCCGCCGGCATGTCATGCGCTTTCGCTCGGACTCCGGCATCTGGGAAATCTTCGCGCCGGACGTTCCAGCCGGCGTCGCCTACAAGTTCGAAATCCGCGGCCATGACGGCGTGCTCCTGCCGTTGAAGGCCGATCCCTTCGCCCGTCGCAGCGAACTCCGGCCGAAGACCGCTTCGGTCACCGCCACCGAAATGACGCAGGTCTGGGAAGACGAGGCCCATCTCGAACATTGGGCCAGTGTCGATAAGCGCCGCCAGCCGATCTCGATCTACGAGGTGCATGCCGCCTCGTGGCAGCGCCGCGACGATGGTTCCATGCTCTCCTGGGACGAGCTTGCCTCGCGCCTCATTCCCTATTGCGTCGACATGGGCTTCACCCATATCGAATTCCTGCCGATCACCGAACATCCTTACGATCCGTCCTGGGGCTATCAGACCACCGGCCTCTATGCGCCGACGGCCCGCTTTGGCGAACCGGAAGGCCTGGCGCGCTTTGTCAACGGCTGCCACAAGGTCGGCATCGGCGTCATCCTCGATTGGGTGCCGGCGCACTTCCCGACCGACGAACACGGCCTCGGCTGGTTCGACGGTACCGCGCTCTACGAGCATGAAGATCCGCGCAAGGGCTTCCATCCCGACTGGAACACGGCGATCTACAATTTCGGTCGCACCGAAGTTCTCGCCTACCTGCAGAACAACGCGCTCTATTGGGCCGAGAAATTTCATCTCGACGGCGTGCGCGTCGATGCCGTCGCCTCGATGCTCTACCTCGACTATTCCCGCAAGCACGGCGAATGGATCCCCAACGAATATGGCGGCAACGAGAACCTGGAAGCGGTTCGCTTCCTGCAATCGATGAACACCAGGCTTTATGGTTCGCACCCGGGCGTGATGACCATCGCGGAGGAATCGACCTCCTGGCCGAAAGTCTCGCAGCCGGTCCACGAAGGCGGCCTCGGCTTCGGCTTCAAGTGGAATATGGGCTTCATGCACGACACGCTGAGCTATCTCGCCCGCGAGCCCGTGCATCGCAGATATCACCACAACGAACTGACCTTCGGCCTGATCTATGCTTTCTCGGAAAATTTCGTTCTGCCGCTCTCCCATGACGAAGTGGTACACGGAAAGGGGTCGCTGATTGCCAAGATGGCAGGCGACGACTGGCAGAAATTTGCCAACCTGCGCGCCTATTACGCTTTCATGTGGGGCTATCCGGGCAAGAAGCTGTTGTTCATGGGCCAGGAATTCGCGCAATGGAGCGAGTGGAGCGAAGCCCGTGCGCTGGATTGGAATCTTCTGCAGTACCGCATGCATGAAGGCATGCGACGCCTGGTGCGTGATCTCAACTTCACCTATCGCAGCAAAGCAGCACTGCATGCCCGGGACTGCGAGGGCGAAGGTTTCGAGTGGTTGATCGTCGATGACTTTGAGAATTCGGTCTTTGCCTGGCTGCGCAAGGCGCCGGGCGAAAAGCCGGTCGCGGTCATCACCAATTTCACGCCGGTCTACCGCGAGAATTACACTTTGCGCCTGCCGGCTGAGGGGCGGTGGCGCGAAATATTGAACACCGATGCCGATATTTACGGCGGCAGCGGCAAGGGCAATGGCGGGCGCGTGCAGGCCGTCAGTGCGGGCGGAGGCATACAAGCGACGATAACGCTACCTCCCCTGGCGACGATCATGCTTGAACCGGAATCTTGA
- the glgC gene encoding glucose-1-phosphate adenylyltransferase translates to MVEKRIQPLARDAMAYVLAGGRGSRLKELTDRRAKPAVYFGGKARIIDFALSNALNSGIRRIGVATQYKAHSLIRHLQRGWNFLRPERNESFDILPASQRVSETQWYEGTADAVYQNIDIIEPYGPEYMVILAGDHIYKMDYEWMLQQHVDSGADVTIGCLEVPRMDAVGFGVMHVDEKDRIIDFVEKPADPPGIPGNPDFALASMGIYVFHTKFLIECLRRDAADPNSSRDFGKDIIPYIVKNGKAVAHRFTQSCVRSDFEREAYWRDVGTVDAYWQANIDLTAVVPELDIYDKSWPIWTYAEITPPAKFVHDDEDRRGSAVSSVVAGDCIISGASLSNSLLFTGVRANSYSKLEGAVVLPSVKIGRRAQLKNVVIDHGVTIPEGLVVGEDPELDGKRFRRTESGICLITQTMIDKLDI, encoded by the coding sequence ATGGTAGAAAAACGTATCCAGCCACTGGCCCGCGACGCCATGGCCTACGTTCTTGCCGGTGGCCGGGGCAGCCGCCTGAAAGAGCTAACCGACCGCCGTGCCAAACCTGCCGTCTACTTCGGCGGCAAGGCTCGTATCATTGATTTCGCGCTATCCAACGCGCTGAACTCCGGTATCCGCCGCATCGGCGTCGCCACCCAATACAAGGCGCACTCCCTTATTCGCCACCTGCAGCGCGGCTGGAACTTCCTGCGTCCAGAGCGTAACGAAAGCTTCGACATCCTGCCGGCCAGCCAGCGCGTTTCCGAAACGCAGTGGTACGAAGGCACGGCCGACGCTGTCTATCAGAACATCGACATCATCGAGCCCTATGGTCCGGAATACATGGTCATCCTCGCCGGCGACCATATTTACAAGATGGACTATGAGTGGATGCTGCAGCAGCACGTCGATTCCGGCGCCGATGTCACCATCGGCTGCCTCGAAGTGCCGCGCATGGATGCCGTCGGCTTCGGCGTCATGCATGTCGACGAGAAGGACCGGATCATCGACTTCGTCGAGAAGCCGGCGGACCCGCCGGGCATTCCCGGCAATCCCGATTTCGCGCTGGCGTCGATGGGCATCTACGTCTTCCACACGAAGTTCCTGATCGAGTGCCTGCGCCGCGATGCTGCCGATCCGAATTCCAGCCGCGACTTCGGCAAGGATATCATCCCCTACATCGTCAAGAACGGCAAAGCCGTCGCCCATCGCTTCACGCAGTCCTGCGTGCGCTCCGATTTCGAGCGCGAAGCCTATTGGCGCGATGTCGGTACGGTCGACGCCTACTGGCAGGCCAATATCGACCTCACCGCCGTGGTGCCGGAACTCGACATCTACGACAAGTCCTGGCCGATCTGGACCTATGCCGAAATCACCCCGCCGGCCAAGTTCGTCCATGACGACGAGGACCGCCGCGGTTCGGCCGTCTCCTCCGTCGTTGCCGGCGACTGCATCATCTCCGGCGCAAGCCTGTCGAACAGCCTGCTGTTTACCGGCGTGCGCGCCAACTCCTATTCCAAGCTGGAAGGGGCCGTCGTGCTGCCGAGCGTCAAGATCGGCCGTCGCGCCCAGCTAAAGAATGTCGTCATCGACCATGGCGTCACCATTCCGGAAGGCCTGGTGGTCGGCGAAGATCCGGAACTGGACGGCAAACGCTTCCGCCGCACGGAAAGTGGTATCTGCCTGATCACCCAGACGATGATCGACAAGCTGGATATCTGA